From the genome of Bacteroidota bacterium:
TTAGGATGAATGGGATGGAAGGAAAAAACCATATTATATTGATTTAATAATTTCCGGACACTTTGAAGATTATCTGGACTAAAATCAACAGAAAAAAAATGAATATGAAGTTTTTGGTCTCTGTTATTTTCACACAAAGAGGTTATCATCACCCCCAGATGTTGAGCATAACTATTATCTGCTGCACACGCAATATGTATGATATTATTCATTAGTAGGTAATCGAAAGACACCACAGGTAGCCGATATTTTCTTAAAATTCCATAAAACTTCATTCAGTTTTGGCTTGTTTATAGTAATAGCAGAAAATAAAAGAACTATGATTGCTTTGACTAAATTAACGCATTTCGAAACCAGAGAAAACTGGCTATTCACATAGGAAAAATACCAACCACAATCAACTTCCTTACCTTCAATGCATTGCAATAAAGGAAATGCATTTTTAAGCTGTTCAAAATCAGGACGGTATTCTGTATCAATAGGATCAGGATGGTAAGGAAATTTATATGGGACGGAGACTAAAACAATTGTTTTTTTTGACAATATCTTGCAAAGAGAGTCACAAAATATTTTTTTATCGGTAATGTGTTCTAATACGTTTGAACAAATAATGACATCCGAATCGTATTTTTTCAATTGGTTCACAAAATTTGGATCAACAATATCACCAACCAAATCAACACCTTCATCTGCTTTAAGATCAATATTTTTTATGATGCAGGATTTTGAATGTAATAAATTAAGAAGATTTTCTTGAATATAGGGTTGGTACCGTTCAATAAATTCTGAGGTGCTAGATCCTATATTTAGAACAACAGAGTTCTGCACAACATATTTTTTTATTACATAGCTAAACCAATAAGATTCTTCAAGTAGCATATCTATTATACTATTGTTTAATTAAGATGCGTCCAGTGTAATCGATTCTATTCAGCAAAACCCGGAGATGATTTTCTTCTACATACTGATCTACTGCTTCCTTTGCACCTTTCCAATGACCATAGTCGTCAATAATTAACACCCCGCCCTTAATTAATCGTGGAAATAAATGAACAAGTTCGTGATATGTAGAATCGTACCAATCAGTATCTAATCGTAGCATAGATATTTTTTCGGGAAGAGTCACAGGAATTGTTTCTTCTACTTTCCCTTTGACAAAATGTATACGTTCAATAGGGTAACTGGTCTGGCTAATATTTTTTTTAACTTCTTCTAACGGCGCAAAAGCCCAAATAATATCTTCCGGACTTTTTTTCCTTTTTGCAAGTAAATGATTAGCAGGTATACCATTTAAGTCAACATCTTTTTCTGAAGGCAGGCTCATCCCCTCAAATGTATCATATAAATATATATCTCGATATTTGTCATTAAACAATACTAAGGACTGTAAAGCACACATAATACTTCCACCTCTCCACACACCACACTCTACAATATCACCTTCAAGTTTATTTTTTGCGATGTATTCTATACTCTTATAAATAGCATAGAGTCTTTCAGGGGAAGTCATTGTATAAGGTAAACACGATTTTGCCAATGATAAAAAATCTGATTCGAAATCCGATTGTGTATATTGTGGTACATCTGAATAACCAAATTTATTGAATATTTTTTTGAATATGTATTTCATGACACAATTCACCTTCAATAACAAAATTTAAACATTCACTATTTATTAAAATACAATTTTTGACTCAACATATTTTAATTATTTCGATACTTTATATTGCATAAGTATATAACGATAAATATCAATCAAATGTCTTGGATGCCAACATTTTACCAAAACAACAAATGGGTTTCTGGTAATATCGAGTATACATAACACGATTAAACCGCTATACGATCCAACAACAATTGATATAGCCGCACCATCAATTCCATATTTAGGTATGAGAATACTATTCAATATTAAAAATGTGAATAGATTAATCACTTGAGCAACCAAGAGAATTCTTTGTCTGTTTGCTGCAACTAACCACATCCCATACGCTGTCCCAAAAAATACAGGGTACATTGACCAAATATGAATCTTAAATACTAATGAAGAAAGATTGAATTTTTCTGCATACAATAAAGAAATGATCCAATCACCACACAAAAAACCTGCAACCGAAATACCTATTGACATCCAAACAAGCAAAGAACATAGTTGAATAAAACGATTGTATTGCAATTGAACATTTTCCCTATTATTTATAATTCCTGGAAATACTGCTGTGCTAATGGCTATTGGAATAAAATAAAATGCCTCGCTGATACGAATTGCAGCAGCATATTGACCAACAAAGTTTAAATTATTTAAATAATGCAAAATTAATACTTGATCAGCTTTTTGATAAAGCAATTGTGCAAACCCAGCGATTATCATCGGCAAAGAGAACCGAAGCAAAAGTTTTGTTTCTAAAAAATTAAATTTCCATGATGTTAATGATTCTTTTTGTTTGCTATAAAAATATATTGAAAATATTGCATATATGATTGCATCTATTACCAAAACGGCTGCAAACCATTCAACGCTTCCGTGCAATACAATTAGTGCAATCTTCACAAGAGCTGAAATAGATTGAGTAATTAATTGATTTATTGCGGTATATTTTGTTTTTACACGTGATTGAAAATAAAAATCAATAGTTTGAAAAGACTGGAATAGAAGAGATAATCCGACAATAAAGACAATTAGTATTTTTTCTTGAGAGTCATGGAAACTAGAATAGGTTACCGCACAAATAATTGCAATCACCGATCCAATTAATTTTAGAAAAAATGTTGTTCCCAAAATGCTGTTTTTTTTATCCTTTCGGATAAGTAACTCTCTAACCACAATTCCATCTAATCCAAGCGTAGACGCTATCGTAAAAATTGCAACAACATTTAGTGCGTAACTAATTAAACCAAACTGGTCCGGACCAAGATACCGAGTGACTAGCACTCCAACAAATAATCCAGAAACTATCCTTGAAATTTTTTCAACTAGCAACCAAACACTATTGGATAAATAATTATTTTGGAAGCCGTGCTGATAGTTATTCATTTATTAGGTTTTGTTTTTTTCTTGTCCTCATCCGACGAAATGAAAAAAATCCAACCAATCCTACAATGATTATATTTGTCCATAAACTCAACTGTTTTCCCAATACAAATCCCACTGGTTCAAATTTCATTGTCAGTGAATGCTCGCCGACAGGAACAACGACTCCTCGAAACATATAATTAATTCGATGGATTGGAGTTTCATGCCCATCAATAAACGCTTTCCAGCCTGCAGGATACCATGATTCACTAAGAAAAAGAAGATTGTTCCCAGTCGCTTTTACACGCAATGCTATGTCCTGAATACCAAAATGAGTATAGGTGGCTTCTGCACCCGCTTGCGGTGCATCAATAGCCAGCTTTAAATCATCCATAAAAAACGCGACTTCTTGTGGATCAAAGTTCATCTCTTTTATTTTTTGAAGAATATCCAATCCTTTAGCAACTTCATAACGATTCACAAAAAAGGCACGCGGTAATACTGATCGATTATATAAAACATACTTCCCTTCAGAACTAAAAACCGGTTGCAAGATTTGATTTGAATCAAGTCGATCAGACAAAATATATTTGACATTCATTAATCCCCAAACCAGCGGATTTCCCAATCCCGCAACATCAAACATATCTTGAATCTGTCGCATTTTTACACCCTGATAACCATAAGCACTTTGTATTCTCCAATACGCCA
Proteins encoded in this window:
- a CDS encoding TylF/MycF/NovP-related O-methyltransferase, which gives rise to MKYIFKKIFNKFGYSDVPQYTQSDFESDFLSLAKSCLPYTMTSPERLYAIYKSIEYIAKNKLEGDIVECGVWRGGSIMCALQSLVLFNDKYRDIYLYDTFEGMSLPSEKDVDLNGIPANHLLAKRKKSPEDIIWAFAPLEEVKKNISQTSYPIERIHFVKGKVEETIPVTLPEKISMLRLDTDWYDSTYHELVHLFPRLIKGGVLIIDDYGHWKGAKEAVDQYVEENHLRVLLNRIDYTGRILIKQ
- a CDS encoding flippase gives rise to the protein MNNYQHGFQNNYLSNSVWLLVEKISRIVSGLFVGVLVTRYLGPDQFGLISYALNVVAIFTIASTLGLDGIVVRELLIRKDKKNSILGTTFFLKLIGSVIAIICAVTYSSFHDSQEKILIVFIVGLSLLFQSFQTIDFYFQSRVKTKYTAINQLITQSISALVKIALIVLHGSVEWFAAVLVIDAIIYAIFSIYFYSKQKESLTSWKFNFLETKLLLRFSLPMIIAGFAQLLYQKADQVLILHYLNNLNFVGQYAAAIRISEAFYFIPIAISTAVFPGIINNRENVQLQYNRFIQLCSLLVWMSIGISVAGFLCGDWIISLLYAEKFNLSSLVFKIHIWSMYPVFFGTAYGMWLVAANRQRILLVAQVINLFTFLILNSILIPKYGIDGAAISIVVGSYSGLIVLCILDITRNPFVVLVKCWHPRHLIDIYRYILMQYKVSK